One Fusarium falciforme chromosome 1, complete sequence genomic window carries:
- a CDS encoding PlsC domain-containing protein, translated as MAQSSSTLRNHMRGIVLTAPWVLYLFLADTVLSLLLPLKLFSPRLVYDASSQVARSVWAWIQLIFTRANGAHISISGDALPRGESAIVVSNHVAWSDFYLIQALAMKAGMLGRCRYFAKAQLRFVPFLGWGLWAMGMPLVSRNWLRDKSELDHVFSDMVQKAFPTWLISFSEGTRFTPAKYQESIDFCRLANRRQPRNLLYPRTKGFIATVQHLRQAPHVKAVYDLTIAYQHQGTFQRAPSMWETLSTPGLSEQGGYKFHVHVRRFPIESLPAKDEDLAAWLEELWMEKGKILEAQEEQWLDR; from the exons ATGGCCCAAAGCAGCAGCACCTTACGCAATCACATGCGAGGCATCGTCCTGACAGCCCCATGGGTTCTGTATCTCTTCTTGGCCGATACCGTTCTGTCACTTTTGCTGCCGCTGAAACTCTTCTCCCCTCGACTCGTCTACGACGCCTCGTCCCAGGTTGCCCGGTCTGTATGGGCATGGATACAGCTCATCTTCACACGCGCCAACGGAGCGCACATTTCGATCTCTGGTGATGCCCTACCTCGTGGAGAGTCAGCCATTGTCGTGTCCAACCATGTCGCCTGGTCCGACTTCTATCTTATCCAGGCCCTGGCCATGAAGGCAGGCATGCTTGGCCGGTGTCGCTACTTTGCCAAGGCTCAGCTGCGCTTTGTTCCCTTTCTTGGATGGGGCCTCTGGGCCATGGGCATGCCGCTGGTGAGCCGCAACTGGCTCCGAGACAAGAGCGAGCTTGATCACGTCTTTTCCGACATGGTCCAGAAGGCCTTTCCGACTT GGCTGATCAGTTTCAGCGAGGGCACCCGCTTCACTCCGGCCAAGTACCAGGAGTCGATCGACTTTTGCAGGCTGGCAAATCGGCGGCAGCCCAGGAATCTGCTCTACCCACGCACCAAGGGCTTCATTGCTACGGTCCAGCACCTCCGACAGGCGCCACACGTCAAGGCAGTCTACGACTTGACCATTGCTTATCAGCATCAAGGGACCTTCCAAAGGGCGCCCTCCATGTGGGAGACGTTGAGCACACCAGGACTCAGCGAACAGGGTGGGTACAAGTTCCACGTGCATGTTCGACGTTTCCCCATTGAGTCGCTGCCGGCAAAGGACGAGGACCTGGCGGCATGGCTCGAGGAGCTATGGATGGAGAAGGGAAAGATTCTTGAGGCGCAGGAGGAGCAATGGCTGGACCGGTAA
- a CDS encoding MFS domain-containing protein — MVHARHEAATIPGEIPVPHGPPDSDDPDEPIAYATADERRIFSHVTRPDDSYNEDGVYWADLPLSQRMSFVHKIDKQAASEEARSAWSMFKEDPLSPLSWYFRHAVIPGAGLGLEGYVLFSIGNLEPLFKAAWPQCWNKDKATECSHNWIASVTYLEIIGIMVGQAVVGVMGDWVGRRWGLIQDAAIMFIGLLMLTASWGLTLQGWVICYAWSLFFYGFGVGGEYPITATSSLEGASTDGKLSTREDRLHRGRRVTTAFLMQGWGQFVNQVVLIVLLAIFNKGQSSPPYTTSAAQYTFRLSFAFPAIGTLWLLYYRTYRMPNASKQLSEAKKRSNVTGYDLNALRYCFTHFGGRLLATAGTWFCNDVFFYGNKLFQSQFINVISGSNHTIFTTWTWNLVNITVSMCGYYLASLLIDNKMYGRKNMQQVGFLMCFLMFVIPAFKYDYYTSPAGIHGFQAMYFISSFFNQFGPNSVTFLVAGEVFPTPIRATAHGFSACIGKSGALLASVLYNYIDDQTKFYVVPWFGLAGMLLTWLFLPDTTGLDLKEQERRWHYIIEGKESEYHGVAVNPAHLSLWERMRGLAKPYDPEADWRAKIADMRAEWELVQASRGPKDTEGAEMPDDGEFSPEIHEFFKRSAPKNLGRRDNSLMVDESMNEKTALPSEDSSSK, encoded by the exons ATGGTTCACGCCCGCCACGAAGCCGCCACCATCCCTGGCGAGATTCCCGTGCCCCACGGTCCTCCAGACAGCGACGACCCGGACGAGCCCATTGCTTATGCTACCGCCGATGAGCGCCGCATATTTAGCCATGTTACCCGTCCTGACGACTCATACAATGAGGACGGTGTCTACTGGGCCGATCTGCCTCTGTCCCAGCGCATGAGCTTCGTCCACAAGATTGACAAGCAAGCTGCCAGCGAGGAGGCCAGATCCGCCTGGAGCATGTTCAAGGAAgatcctctctctcctctctcttgGTATTTCCGCCATGCAGTCATTCCTGGTGCtggtctcggtctcgaggGTTACGTCCTCTTCTCCATTGGTAACCTTGAGCCTCTCTTCAAGGCTGCCTGGCCTCAGTGCTggaacaaggacaaggccacCGAGTGCTCTCACAACTGGATTGCCAGTGTCACCTACCTCGAGATTATCGGTATCATGGTTGGTCAGGCTGTTGTTGGT GTCATGGGTGATTGGGTCGGCCGACGCTGGGGTCTCATCCAGGATGCTGCCATCATGTTCATCGGTCTTCTCATGCTCACTGCCAGCTGGGGTCTCACCCTTCAGGGCTGGGTTATCTGCTACGCCTGGTCTCTCTTCTTCTACGGTTTCGGTGTCGGTGGCGAGTATCCCATCACTGCTACGTCGTCTCTCGAGGGTGCCTCCACCGACGGCAAGCTCTCTACTCGCGAGGATCGTCTGCACCGTGGCCGCCGTGTCACCACTGCCTTCCTGATGCAGGGTTGGGGCCAATTCGTCAACCAGGTCGTCCTCAttgtcctcctcgccatcttcaacaagggCCAGAGCTCGCCCCCTTACACAACCTCTGCTGCTCAATACACCTTCCGTCTCTCCTTCGCCTTCCCCGCCATCGGCACTCTCTGGCTTCTCTACTACCGTACCTACCGCATGCCCAACGCCTCCAAGCAGCTCtctgaggccaagaagcgatcCAACGTTACCGGCTACGACCTGAACGCCCTCCGATACTGCTTCACCCACTTCGGTGGCCGTCTCCTTGCCACTGCCGGCACTTGGTTCTGCAACGATGTCTTCTTCTACGGCAACAAGCTCTTCCAGTCTCAGTTCATCAACGTCATCTCTGGCTCCAACCACACCATCTTCACCACCTGGACTTGGAACCTGGTCAACATCACTGTCTCCATGTGCGGATACTACCTTGCTTCGCTCCTCATTGACAACAAGATGTACGGTCGCAAGAACATGCAGCAGGTTGGCTTCCTCATGTGCTTCCTCATGTTCGTCATCCCCGCCTTCAAGTACGACTACTACACGAGCCCTGCCGGTATCCACGGCTTCCAGGCCATGTACTTcatctcgtccttcttcaaccagTTCGGTCCCAACTCGGTCACCTTCCTCGTCGCCGGTGAGGTCTTCCCCACTCCCATCCGTGCCACCGCCCACGGCTTCTCCGCCTGCATCGGCAAGTCTGGtgccctcctcgcctcggTCCTCTACAACTACATCGATGACCAGACCAAGTTCTACGTCGTCCCCTGGTTCGGTCTCGCTGGTATGCTCCTCACCTGGCTCTTCCTCCCCGACACCACCGGCCTCGACctcaaggagcaggagcGCCGCTGGCACTACATcatcgagggcaaggagagcGAGTACCATGGTGTCGCCGTCAACCCCGCCCACCTGTCTCTCTGGGAGCGCATGCGTGGTCTTGCTAAGCCCTACGACCCCGAGGCCGACTGGCGTGCCAAGATCGCTGACATGCGCGCCGAGTGGGAGCTGGTTCAGGCCAGCCGTGGTCCCAAGGACACTGAGGGTGCTGAGATGCCCGACGATGGCGAGTTCTCCCCCGAGATCCACGAATTCTTCAAGCGTTCCGCCCCCAAGAACCTTGGCCGTCGCGACAACTCCCTCATGGTCGACGAGTCCATGAACGAGAAGACGGCTCTGCCTTCTGAGGACTCCAGCTCCAAATAa